The following coding sequences lie in one Notolabrus celidotus isolate fNotCel1 chromosome 6, fNotCel1.pri, whole genome shotgun sequence genomic window:
- the tshz3a gene encoding teashirt homolog 3: MPRRKQEAPKRAAAYSPEDLIEPTVEEEEAEADDLPSSPQDDLPMRDEFEEQSAGPAKEKACDQESAGAAELSGQEMDSESHVSETSDRLSDFESPSSKAEGVSVTAPLNGGTKTPPIGMDTLEQMKAIYSSFLSSPLWSPLNFNSTQPQVQSSAPAEKPARSNSTSSSSSCSSGSYDWHQSAVAKSLQQHPPQSRHTAHSEPSLFSTVQLHRQNPKLFGSIFTGASKFRCKGCSAAYDTLVELTVHMNDTGHYRDDNHDRAGSGGKRWSKPRKRSLLEMEGKEDAQKVLKCMYCGHSFESLQDLSVHMIKTKHYQKVPLKEPMAPLAAKILSSKKRGLVGLDLTGSPRSGEGTPKAKHPPADLTESSQKASSSPYTTQNSRYGHQNGASYAWQFESNKFQILKCMECGSSHNTLQELRTHMMVTGHFLRVTSSVGKRVKTLPEATSPNPGRVTTPTEQRVQSVPLAPSTFSPPPLQTTPTPPAASPPLKEIKKEEVEEECTQREAVGNERPVAASVGKEEDADEKFDVSMYNYLTEEDLKESPKGGFDILKSLENTVTSAINKAQSGNPSWGGYPSIHAAYQFPSALKLQQGGLEKNSPLKFLFNGGDITLSSLSKDQPLISPPLSQSSPFPSNNFQAMEDLVKKVTEKVAKVEQRVKQMSPKMENHLSPCSSEAGESFKGGEADSPREWRAVTPANSDKGSHSDRASPATEPKREAAVKSPLASTLRCSTAIITGHTPPEQPFVNPLSALQSVMNIHLGKAAKPSLPNQDPLSLLSRLSHSMAERAAVAAPPSQTKKQDSVVDNSFCQPSDDQPMDLTKGKSDRGGSVGSAPLTPSSTASSISPSSLITPAKLTVVSPYTSSSPLHENALSDISDMLRNLTQSHHVPKPTSRSRVSEKVEIVGSAHDDEEASLHGHKRKGRHSNWNPQHLLLLQAQFASSLRQTSEGKYIIHDLSPQERMHVSRFTGLSMTTISHWLANVKYQLRRTGRTKFLKNLDSGQPIFFCSDCASQIRTPAAYVCHLEAHLGFRIRDLAKLSPKQTVRDSHTLTEKLAPQESFLSAQSQDDCSSNGAVFRCQLCVRKFATKHAIKLHLSKSHGKSPEDHLLYVCELEKH, from the exons ATGCCGAGGAGGAAACAAGAAGCGCCCAAGCGCGCAGCAG CCTATTCTCCCGAGGACCTGATAGAGCCCactgtggaggaagaggaggctgagGCAGATGACCTGCCCTCGTCCCCCCAGGATGACCTCCCAATGAGAGATGAGTTTGAGGAGCAAAGCGCGGGGCCTGCCAAAGAAAAGGCATGTGATCAGGAATCAGCCGGGGCTGCAGAGCTCTCTGGTCAGGAGATGGACAGTGAGTCACATGTGAGCGAGACCAGTGACCGACTCTCAGACTTCGAGAGCCCCTCCAGTAAAGCCGAGGGCGTTTCGGTCACAGCCCCTCTGAATGGTGGCACTAAAACACCTCCCATAGGCATGGACACCTTAGAACAAATGAAGGCCATCTACTCCAGCTTCCTGAGCAGCCCTTTGTGGTCTCCACTGAACTTTAACTCCACACAGCCACAGGTGCAATCATCAGCTCCTGCAGAGAAGCCCGCTCGCAGCAACAGCaccagcagtagcagcagctgcagcagtggTAGCTACGACTGGCACCAGTCTGCAGTGGCAAAGTCATTACAACAGCACCCTCCCCAGAGCCGTCACACGGCTCACTCTGAGCCCAGCCTCTTCAGTACGGTCCAGCTCCACAGGCAAAACCCCAAACTGTTTGGCTCAATCTTCACGGGGGCCAGTAAGTTCCGCTGTAAGGGCTGCAGTGCTGCCTACGACACGCTGGTGGAGCTGACCGTTCACATGAATGATACAGGCCACTACCGCGATGACAACCATGACAGGGCGGGCAGTGGTGGGAAGCGCTGGTCCAAACCCCGGAAGAGGTCCCTGTTAGAGATGGAAGGGAAGGAGGACGCCCAGAAAGTTTTAAAGTGCATGTACTGCGGCCACTCGTTTGAATCCCTGCAGGACCTCAGTGTCCACATGATCAAGACCAAACATTACCAGAAAGTGCCTCTGAAGGAGCCGATGGCCCCCCTGGCAGCCAAAATCCTGTCCTCTAAGAAAAGAGGGCTGGTGGGTTTAGACCTTACTGGTTCACCACGGTCTGGAGAAGGAACCCCCAAAGCTAAGCACCCACCGGCTGACCTGACTGAATCCTCACAGAAAGCTTCCTCCAGCCCTTACACCACTCAAAACAGCCGCTACGGACACCAGAACGGGGCCAGCTATGCTTGGCAGTTTGAGTCCAACAAATTTCAGATCCTAAAGTGCATGGAGTGTGGCAGCTCCCATAAcacactgcaggagctgagaacCCACATGATGGTGACAGGACATTTCCTGAGGGTCACCAGCTCTGTGGGAAAGAGAGTCAAAACACTTCCTGAGGCCACGTCCCCCAACCCTGGACGAGTTACCACACCCACTGAACAGAGGGTCCAGTCAGTCCCCCTGGCACCCTCCAccttctctcctccacctcttcaaACTACCCCAACTCCCCCAGCTGCCTCTCCTCCACTTAAAGAGATcaaaaaggaggaggtggaggaggagtgcACTCAGAGGGAGGCGGTTGGAAATGAGAGGCCAGTTGCAGCTTCAGTCgggaaggaggaggatgctgaTGAGAAGTTTGATGTCTCAATGTATAACTATCTGACTGAAGAGGACCTGAAGGAGAGCCCCAAAGGGGGCTTTGATATCCTCAAATCACTGGAAAACACTGTGACATCAGCCATCAACAAGGCACAGAGTGGGAATCCAAGCTGGGGGGGCTACCCAAGCATCCATGCAGCCTACCAGTTCCCCAGTGCCCTCAAGCTCCAGCAGGGCGGCTTGGAAAAGAATTCCCCTCTGAAGTTCTTGTTCAATGGAGGAGACATAACATTGTCCTCCCTCTCGAAGGACCAGCCCCTAATTTCCCCTCCGCTCAGTCAGTCCTCCCCCTTCCCAAGCAACAACTTCCAAGCTATGGAGGACTTGGTGAAAAAAGTGACTGAGAAAGTAGCAAAAGTGGAGCAAAGGGTGAAGCAGATGTCTCCGAAGATGGAGAACCATCTCTCACCATGCAGCAGTGAGGCTGGAGAATCGTTTAAGGGAGGAGAGGCTGACTCACCTCGGGAATGGAGGGCTGTAACCCCAGCCAATAGCGACAAGGGAAGCCATAGCGACAGAGCATCCCCAGCAACAGAGCCCAAGAGAGAGGCAGCAGTCAAGTCCCCTCTCGCCTCCACGCTGAGATGCAGTACTGCCATTATTACTGGCCATACTCCTCCAGAGCAGCCCTTTGTCAACCCTCTAAGTGCTCTTCAGTCAGTAATGAACATTCATTTGGGGAAAGCAGCCAAGCCCTCCTTGCCAAACCAAGATCCCCTGAGTTTGCTCTCCAGGCTCAGCCACAGCATGGCAGAGAGGGCTGCTGTGGCCGCCCCTCCCTCACAGACCAAAAAGCAGGATAGTGTGGTCGATAACAGTTTCTGTCAGCCCAGCGATGACCAGCCTATGGACCTAACAAAAGGGAAAAGTGATAGAGGAGGCTCCGTTGGCTCTGCACCTCTAACGCCTTCATCCACAGCCTCTTCCatctccccttcctccctcatCACTCCTGCTAAGCTAACAGTGGTCTCGCCTTACACGTCCAGCAGCCCTCTACATGAAAACGCGCTGTCAGATATCTCAGACATGCTGAGGAACCTGACTCAGTCCCATCATGTCCCAAAGCCCACCTCCAGGTCCCGGGTCTCAGAGAAAGTCGAGATTGTGGGCTCGGCTCACGATGACGAAGAGGCTTCTCTGCATGGTCACAAACGCAAAGGGCGTCACTCCAACTGGAACCCgcagcacctcctcctcctacagGCCCAGTTCGCCTCTAGTCTGAGGCAGACATCAGAGGGGAAGTACATCATCCACGACCTCAGCCCACAGGAAAGGATGCACGTGTCCCGTTTTACAGGCCTCTCTATGACCACCATCAGCCACTGGCTGGCCAACGTAAAGTACCAGCTGAGGAGAACAGGCAGAACCAAGTTCCTCAAGAACCTGGACTCTGGTCAACCTATATTCTTCTGCAGTGACTGTGCCTCACAGATCCGAACCCCGGCAGCATACGTATGCCACCTGGAGGCCCACCTCGGCTTCAGAATCAGGGACCTGGCCAAGCTGTCCCCTAAACAGACTGTCAGGGACTCCCACACTCTCACTGAGAAACTTGCGCCCCAGGAGTCCTTCCTTTCTGCACAATCACAAGACGACTGCAGCAGTAACGGGGCGGTGTTCCGCTGCCAGCTCTGCGTCCGTAAATTCGCCACTAAGCACGCCATCAAGCTTCACCTCAGCAAGAGCCATGGAAAGTCTCCAGAGGACCATCTGCTGTATGTGTGCGAACTAGAGAAACACTAA